The Anaeromyxobacter diazotrophicus genome includes the window GAGCTGGCGGAGGGCGGGATGCCGGAGAGCTGGTCCCGCAGGACGCCGCCGCTGGTGGCGCCCTCGCCGCGTCCGCCGGGCGGCTACGCGCCCGCGGGAGCCCCGGCGCCGGGCCTCGGATACGCCTACGCCGGGCAGGGTGAGCCGCAGGGCTAGTCGGCCGGCCAGCGACGCGCGCGCCGGGCCTTCCCGGGTGGACTCCCTATCGTTTCACCCCAGGGAGGTCACACATGATCGAGAGAGGGCTGATCCGCGAAGGGATGACGGTGCACAGCGCCGAGGGCGACAAGCTCGGCAAGGTGATCGCGTGCGACGCGAGCACGTTCGTCATCGAGAAGGGGTTCTTCTTCCCGAAGGACTACGTGGCGCGCTTCGAGGACGTGGCGGACGTGCAGGGCGACGACATCCACCTGCTGCGCGGGCGCGAGGCGCTCGGGGAGGCCGGGACGGCGCGGCGGGAGGGGACCTTCTCCGAGGGGTCCAGCGTGATGGGGCCGGGCGGAGGGATCGAGACCTCCGCGGCGGAGCCCGGGATCCCGGCGGAGCGCGCGCGGTCCACGGCCGGGCGCCAGGAGGAGCTGCGGGTGCCGATCGCGGAGGAGGAGCTCGACGTCGCGAAGCGGGTGAAGGACGCGGGCGAGGTCCGCCTGCGCAAGGACGTCGTCACGGAGACGAAGCACGTGGACGTGCCCGTGACGCGCGAGGAGGTCCACGTCGAGCGCGTGCCCACCGGGGAGGCGCGGGCCGTCGGCCCGGGCGAGGCGTCGTTCCAGGAGCAGACGGTCTCCATGCCCATCCGCGAGGAGGAGCTCGAGGTCCGCAAGCGCCCGGTGGTGAAGGAGGAGGTGCGGCTCCGCAAGGACCGCGTGGTGGAGCAGCGCGCCGCCGACGCCGAGGTGCGGCGCGAGGAGGTGCGGGTGGAGGGCGAGGGCGCGCGAGGCGAGGACGTCCGAAAGCACCTCGACGTCGAGGAGGGCTCGCCCGCCAGCTTCGGCGAGGACTCGGGCGCGCTCGAGCCGACCCGCCGCGAGCCGGAGGAGTAGCCGGGCCGACGCCGGGGCCCCTGGCTTCCGCAGAGGGAGGGGAGCGCAGGGGCCGAGCGGCGAGAAGGAGCGCGAGGGAGGGAACGCGCGGCGGACGTAGCCGCAGCGGGAGGCCGGGCCTGGCCCCGGCCTCTGCTATCGTGCGCCCCTCATGACCGACGCCCCCACGCCCGCCTCGCCGGGCCGCGGCTACCGCTGGCTCGTGCTGCTCGCCTGCAGCGGCGCGATGTTCGGCAACTACTACGTCTTCGACGCGCTCTACCCGGTCACCCCGCTCCTCGAGCAGGCGTTCGGGTTCACCGGCGAGCAGGTGGGGCTCCTCGACACCTCCTACAACGTGGCGGCGCTCCTCACGCTCATCGCCGGGGGCGTCCTCGTGGACCGGCTCGGCACCGC containing:
- a CDS encoding YsnF/AvaK domain-containing protein yields the protein MIERGLIREGMTVHSAEGDKLGKVIACDASTFVIEKGFFFPKDYVARFEDVADVQGDDIHLLRGREALGEAGTARREGTFSEGSSVMGPGGGIETSAAEPGIPAERARSTAGRQEELRVPIAEEELDVAKRVKDAGEVRLRKDVVTETKHVDVPVTREEVHVERVPTGEARAVGPGEASFQEQTVSMPIREEELEVRKRPVVKEEVRLRKDRVVEQRAADAEVRREEVRVEGEGARGEDVRKHLDVEEGSPASFGEDSGALEPTRREPEE